A section of the Pseudomonas sp. Q1-7 genome encodes:
- a CDS encoding gamma carbonic anhydrase family protein translates to MNPIRTYQGIAPQLGERVFVDASAVVIGDVHLGEDSSIWPLVTVRGDMHRIRIGARTSVQDGSVLHITHAGPFNPDGYPLEIGDDVTIGHKALLHGCTVGSRVLIGMGSIVMDGAVIEDDVVLGAGSLVPPGKRLESGYLYVGSPVKQARPLSDKEKAFFTYSAANYVKLKDLHIAEGYGI, encoded by the coding sequence ATGAACCCGATAAGAACCTACCAGGGCATCGCCCCCCAACTCGGCGAGCGGGTCTTCGTCGACGCCTCCGCCGTGGTGATCGGCGATGTACACCTGGGCGAGGACAGCTCGATCTGGCCGCTGGTCACCGTCCGTGGCGACATGCACCGCATCCGCATCGGCGCGCGCACCAGCGTGCAGGACGGCAGCGTGCTGCACATCACCCACGCCGGCCCCTTCAATCCGGACGGCTATCCGCTGGAAATCGGCGACGACGTGACCATCGGCCACAAGGCGCTGCTGCATGGCTGCACGGTCGGCAGCCGGGTGCTGATCGGCATGGGCAGCATCGTCATGGACGGCGCGGTGATCGAGGACGACGTGGTGCTCGGCGCCGGCAGCCTGGTGCCGCCCGGCAAGCGCCTGGAGAGCGGTTACCTCTATGTCGGCAGCCCGGTGAAGCAGGCGCGCCCGCTCAGCGACAAGGAAAAGGCCTTCTTCACCTACAGCGCCGCGAATTACGTGAAGCTGAAGGACCTGCATATCGCCGAAGGCTACGGAATCTGA
- the prlC gene encoding oligopeptidase A yields MSASNPLLQDFDLPPYSAIKPEHVEPAVDQILADNRAAIVELLARQDGKPTWQGLVLALDELGERLGRAWSPVSHLNAVCNSAELRSAYEACLPKLSEYWTEMGQNRALFQAYEALAASPEAAGFEVAQKTILDHALRDFRLSGIDLPADQQQRYGEIQMKLSELGSRFSNQLLDATQAWTKEIHDEAALAGLTDSAKAQMKQAAAAKGLDGWLITLEFPSYYAVMTYADDRALREEVYTAYSTRASDQGPNAGQNDNGPVMAEILDLRQELARLLGFAHFSDLSLATKMAESTPQVLGFLRDLARRSKPFAAKDLDELKAFAAERGVADLKSWDVGYFSEKLREQRYSISQETLRAYFPVDKVLSGLFTIVEQLYGIGIRELSGFDTWHPDVRLFEISENGQHVGRFFFDLYARANKRGGAWMDGARDMRRSASGELISPVANLVCNFTPAVGDKPALLTHDEVTTLFHEFGHGLHHLLTRVEHAGASGINGVAWDAVELPSQFMENWCWEPEGLALISGHYQTGEPLPQDLLDKMLAAKNFQSGLMMVRQLEFSLFDFELHATHGDGRGVLDVLEAVRSEVAVMRPPAFNRFANSFAHIFAGGYAAGYYSYKWAEVLSADAFSRFEEDGVLNPATGRAFRDAILARGGSQEPMVLFVDFRGREPSIDALLRHSGLSEDVA; encoded by the coding sequence GTGAGTGCCAGCAATCCCCTCCTGCAAGACTTCGACCTGCCGCCCTACTCCGCCATCAAGCCGGAGCATGTCGAGCCGGCCGTTGACCAGATCCTCGCCGACAACCGCGCCGCCATCGTCGAGTTGCTGGCGCGCCAGGACGGTAAACCGACCTGGCAGGGTCTGGTGCTGGCGCTGGACGAACTGGGCGAGCGCCTGGGGCGCGCCTGGAGCCCGGTCAGCCACCTGAACGCCGTGTGCAACAGCGCCGAGCTGCGCAGCGCTTACGAGGCCTGCCTGCCGAAACTGTCGGAATACTGGACCGAGATGGGCCAGAACCGCGCCCTGTTCCAGGCCTACGAGGCCCTGGCTGCCAGCCCCGAGGCGGCCGGTTTCGAGGTGGCGCAGAAGACCATCCTCGACCACGCCCTGCGTGACTTCCGCCTGTCCGGCATCGACCTGCCTGCCGACCAGCAACAGCGCTACGGCGAAATCCAGATGAAACTGTCCGAGCTGGGCAGCCGATTCTCCAACCAGTTGCTGGACGCCACCCAGGCCTGGACCAAGGAAATCCACGACGAAGCCGCCCTGGCCGGCCTCACAGATTCCGCCAAGGCGCAGATGAAGCAGGCCGCCGCGGCCAAGGGCCTGGACGGCTGGCTGATCACCCTGGAATTCCCCAGCTACTACGCGGTCATGACCTACGCCGACGACCGTGCCCTGCGCGAAGAGGTTTACACCGCCTACAGCACCCGCGCCTCCGACCAGGGCCCCAACGCCGGCCAGAACGACAACGGCCCGGTGATGGCCGAGATCCTCGACCTGCGCCAGGAACTGGCCCGGCTGCTGGGTTTTGCCCACTTCTCCGACCTCAGCCTGGCCACCAAGATGGCCGAGTCCACCCCGCAGGTGCTGGGCTTCCTCCGTGACCTGGCCCGGCGCAGCAAGCCCTTCGCCGCCAAGGACCTTGACGAGCTCAAGGCTTTCGCCGCCGAGCGCGGTGTCGCCGACCTCAAGAGCTGGGACGTGGGTTATTTCAGCGAGAAGCTGCGCGAGCAGCGCTACAGCATTTCCCAGGAAACCCTGCGCGCCTATTTCCCGGTCGACAAGGTGCTCTCCGGCCTGTTCACCATCGTGGAGCAGCTCTACGGCATCGGTATCCGCGAACTGTCCGGCTTCGACACCTGGCACCCGGACGTGCGCCTGTTCGAGATCAGCGAGAACGGCCAGCATGTCGGCCGTTTCTTCTTCGACCTCTACGCCCGCGCCAACAAGCGCGGCGGCGCCTGGATGGACGGCGCCCGCGACATGCGCAGGTCGGCCAGCGGTGAACTGATCAGCCCGGTGGCCAACCTGGTGTGCAATTTCACCCCGGCCGTGGGCGACAAGCCCGCCCTGCTGACCCACGACGAAGTCACCACCCTGTTCCACGAGTTCGGCCACGGCCTGCACCACCTGCTCACCCGCGTCGAGCATGCCGGCGCCTCCGGCATCAACGGCGTGGCCTGGGACGCGGTGGAGCTGCCCAGCCAGTTCATGGAGAACTGGTGCTGGGAGCCGGAAGGTCTGGCGCTGATCTCCGGCCACTACCAGACCGGCGAGCCGCTGCCCCAGGACCTGCTGGACAAGATGCTGGCGGCGAAGAACTTCCAGTCCGGCCTGATGATGGTGCGCCAGCTGGAGTTCTCCCTGTTCGACTTCGAGCTGCATGCCACCCACGGCGATGGGCGCGGCGTGCTGGACGTGCTGGAGGCGGTACGCAGCGAAGTGGCGGTCATGCGTCCGCCGGCGTTCAACCGCTTCGCCAACAGCTTTGCGCACATTTTCGCCGGTGGTTACGCGGCCGGTTACTACAGCTACAAGTGGGCCGAAGTGCTGTCCGCCGACGCCTTCTCCCGCTTCGAGGAGGACGGTGTGCTCAACCCGGCCACCGGCCGCGCGTTCCGCGATGCCATCCTCGCCCGTGGCGGTTCCCAGGAACCCATGGTGCTGTTCGTCGACTTCCGTGGTCGCGAACCGTCCATCGACGCCCTGCTGCGCCATAGCGGCCTGTCGGAGGACGTGGCATGA
- a CDS encoding YheV family putative zinc ribbon protein translates to MSTTPKRFIAGAVCPACSEMDKIQMWDEDGVPHRQCVACGYADTLNAQGQSVPKELGTRVNQGTPKPADPRVQGVQFFPNPKLKKPTE, encoded by the coding sequence ATGAGCACGACGCCCAAGCGTTTCATCGCCGGTGCCGTGTGCCCGGCGTGCAGCGAGATGGACAAGATCCAGATGTGGGACGAGGACGGCGTGCCGCACCGCCAGTGCGTGGCCTGCGGCTATGCCGACACCCTCAACGCCCAGGGTCAGTCGGTGCCCAAGGAGCTGGGTACCCGGGTCAACCAGGGCACGCCCAAGCCAGCCGATCCCAGGGTCCAGGGGGTGCAGTTCTTCCCCAATCCGAAGTTGAAGAAACCAACGGAATGA
- a CDS encoding DUF1835 domain-containing protein, whose translation MWHLTCGDVAAVGVRRVLGDAAAEPLRVMRDDLAVGPLLDVDQRPCSARIAFWLSVWPDTVMPRPDFESGLSADADWLASLRQQDRPVTVWHGDSCSEQLLLARVAAALEHSELPLWEVACGTGDSGVDGRRAVGMIDPAVLSAYYLPKRVDAERQAGLAAQWRTAVAAGSDIRRWREGDFHGEDHRAVDTVLLAACTPEWRPLARVMAELMARSDGFFATDFFSFWRARELAAQGRIELAGSPGQHGYGGLQVRRV comes from the coding sequence ATGTGGCACCTGACCTGCGGTGATGTGGCGGCTGTCGGCGTCAGGCGCGTCCTGGGCGATGCGGCCGCCGAGCCATTGCGTGTGATGCGGGATGACCTCGCAGTGGGGCCGCTGCTGGATGTCGACCAGCGACCCTGCAGCGCGCGCATAGCGTTCTGGCTGAGTGTCTGGCCGGACACGGTGATGCCACGACCTGACTTCGAAAGCGGCCTCAGCGCCGATGCCGACTGGCTCGCCAGTCTCCGGCAGCAGGACCGGCCCGTGACCGTCTGGCATGGCGACAGTTGCTCCGAGCAACTGCTGCTGGCCCGTGTGGCCGCCGCCCTGGAACACAGCGAGCTGCCGCTTTGGGAAGTGGCCTGCGGGACCGGCGACAGTGGCGTCGACGGGCGCCGGGCGGTGGGTATGATCGACCCGGCAGTCCTGTCCGCCTACTACCTGCCGAAGCGGGTGGACGCCGAACGCCAGGCCGGACTCGCCGCGCAATGGCGTACCGCCGTGGCGGCCGGTTCGGATATCCGTCGCTGGCGGGAGGGCGATTTCCACGGTGAGGATCATCGGGCGGTGGATACCGTCCTCCTCGCCGCCTGCACGCCGGAATGGCGGCCGCTGGCACGGGTCATGGCGGAGCTGATGGCGCGTAGCGACGGCTTCTTCGCCACCGATTTCTTCTCGTTCTGGCGTGCCCGCGAATTGGCCGCCCAGGGACGTATCGAATTGGCTGGGAGCCCGGGTCAGCACGGCTACGGCGGACTGCAGGTGCGTCGGGTCTGA
- a CDS encoding PA0069 family radical SAM protein has product MSAPLPPRGRGTASNPFNRFAPTTSVAMDDGWFQEVPPSGATEVRFETAKSIITRNQSPDLPFDRSVNPYRGCEHGCIYCYARPSHAYWDMSPGLDFETRLIAKTNAVALLEQQLSKPGYQCAPINLGSNTDPYQPIEREHRLTRQTLDVLLRYRHPLTIVTKGSLVLRDLDLLSQLAEQNLVTVMISLTTLDDELKRVLEPRAAAPSARLRAIRVLRENRIPVGVLCSPMIPMINDMELESLLEAARDAGARQANYMLLRLPREVGPLFEEWLQAHYPQRAAHVMSIIRQCRDGDIYDSRFGHRFKGQGPFAELLAQRFAVAMRKLGMNRRREHELDCSRFCPPGGQMALL; this is encoded by the coding sequence ATGTCTGCCCCCCTTCCGCCCCGTGGCCGTGGCACGGCCAGCAACCCGTTTAACCGCTTCGCGCCCACCACCTCGGTGGCCATGGATGACGGCTGGTTCCAGGAAGTTCCGCCCAGCGGTGCGACCGAAGTCAGGTTCGAAACCGCCAAGAGCATCATCACCCGCAACCAGTCGCCGGACCTGCCCTTCGACCGCTCGGTGAACCCCTATCGCGGTTGCGAGCACGGCTGCATCTACTGTTACGCAAGGCCCAGCCATGCCTATTGGGACATGTCGCCGGGGCTGGATTTCGAGACCCGGCTGATCGCCAAGACCAACGCCGTCGCCCTGCTCGAACAGCAGCTGTCCAAGCCCGGCTACCAGTGCGCGCCGATCAACCTCGGTTCCAACACCGACCCCTACCAGCCCATCGAGCGTGAACACCGCCTCACCCGCCAGACCCTCGACGTATTGCTGCGTTACCGCCACCCACTGACCATCGTCACCAAGGGCTCGCTGGTGCTGCGCGACCTCGATTTGCTCAGCCAACTGGCGGAACAGAACCTGGTGACGGTGATGATCAGCCTCACCACCCTCGACGACGAACTCAAGCGCGTTCTCGAACCCCGCGCCGCGGCGCCGTCGGCGCGCCTGAGGGCCATCCGCGTGCTGCGCGAGAACCGCATTCCGGTGGGGGTGCTCTGCTCGCCGATGATCCCGATGATCAACGACATGGAGCTGGAAAGCCTGCTGGAGGCGGCCCGCGATGCCGGTGCCCGCCAGGCGAACTACATGCTGTTGCGCCTGCCTCGGGAAGTGGGTCCGCTGTTCGAGGAATGGTTGCAAGCGCATTACCCGCAACGCGCGGCCCATGTGATGAGCATCATCCGTCAGTGCCGGGACGGAGACATCTACGACAGCCGCTTCGGTCACCGTTTCAAGGGGCAAGGGCCTTTCGCCGAGCTGCTGGCCCAGCGCTTCGCCGTGGCCATGCGCAAGCTGGGGATGAACCGGCGGCGCGAGCATGAACTGGATTGTTCACGTTTCTGCCCGCCCGGCGGACAGATGGCATTGCTCTGA
- a CDS encoding carbonic anhydrase: MSNEHDKQRSESAEEALRNIVEGFQRFRDEVFPQQEELFKKLAHEQKPRAMFITCADSRIVPELITQSSPGDLFVTRNVGNVVPPYGQMNGGVSTAIEFAVMALGVHHIIICGHSDCGAMKAVMDPQTLERMPTVKAWLRHAEVAKVVVQENCGCASHESLEVLTEENVVAQLDHLRTHPSVAARLASGQLFIHGWVYDIETSVIKAYDAEQGRFRPIGDGPLPMATPRPRYQND, from the coding sequence ATGAGCAACGAGCACGATAAGCAGCGTAGTGAGAGTGCGGAAGAAGCCCTGCGGAACATAGTCGAGGGCTTCCAGAGGTTCCGCGACGAGGTCTTCCCGCAGCAGGAAGAGTTGTTCAAGAAGCTGGCCCACGAGCAGAAGCCTCGCGCCATGTTCATCACCTGTGCCGACTCGCGCATCGTCCCCGAACTGATCACCCAGAGCTCACCGGGCGATCTGTTCGTCACCCGCAACGTCGGCAACGTGGTTCCGCCCTATGGGCAGATGAACGGTGGTGTCTCCACCGCCATCGAGTTCGCGGTGATGGCTCTCGGGGTCCACCACATCATCATCTGCGGCCACTCCGACTGCGGCGCCATGAAGGCGGTGATGGACCCGCAGACCCTGGAACGCATGCCCACGGTGAAGGCCTGGCTGCGCCACGCCGAGGTGGCCAAGGTGGTGGTGCAGGAAAATTGCGGCTGCGCCAGCCACGAGTCCCTGGAAGTGCTTACCGAGGAAAACGTGGTGGCCCAGCTCGACCACCTGCGCACCCACCCGTCGGTGGCGGCGCGCCTGGCCAGCGGCCAGCTGTTCATCCACGGCTGGGTCTATGACATCGAGACGTCGGTGATCAAGGCCTACGATGCCGAGCAGGGTCGCTTCCGTCCCATCGGCGACGGCCCGCTGCCGATGGCCACGCCGCGGCCGCGCTACCAGAACGACTGA
- the coxB gene encoding cytochrome c oxidase subunit II, whose translation MMRHPRVWMGLLLWSVLTQAEAAWTVNMAPGATEVSRTVFDLHMTIFWICVVIGVLVFGAMFWSMIIHRRSTGQQPAHFHESTTVEILWTVVPFVILVLMAVPATKTLIDIYDTSESGLDVQVTGYQWKWHYKYLGQDVEFFSNLSTPAEQIHNKAPKDEHYLLEVDQPLVVPVGTKVRFLITAADVIHSWWVPALAVKKDAIPGFVNESWTRIEKPGLYRGQCTELCGKDHGFMPIVVEAKSQEDFAKWLAQRKEETAKLKELTDKEWTLEELVERGDKVYHTTCAACHQPEGQGMPPMFPALKGSKIATGPKEEHLNIVFHGKPGTSMAAFGKQLSEVDIAAVITYERNAWGNNKGDMVTPKEVLALKQAESQ comes from the coding sequence ATGATGCGACATCCACGAGTCTGGATGGGACTCCTGCTGTGGTCTGTTCTCACCCAGGCGGAGGCTGCCTGGACAGTCAACATGGCGCCCGGGGCCACCGAGGTCAGCCGCACCGTCTTCGATCTGCACATGACCATCTTCTGGATCTGCGTCGTCATCGGCGTACTGGTCTTCGGTGCCATGTTCTGGTCGATGATCATCCACCGCCGTTCCACCGGACAGCAGCCGGCGCACTTCCACGAGAGCACCACGGTGGAAATCCTCTGGACCGTCGTGCCCTTCGTCATCCTCGTGCTGATGGCGGTGCCGGCGACCAAGACCCTGATCGACATCTACGACACCTCCGAATCCGGGCTGGATGTGCAGGTCACCGGGTACCAGTGGAAATGGCACTACAAGTACCTGGGCCAGGACGTGGAGTTCTTCAGCAACCTGTCCACGCCCGCCGAGCAGATCCACAACAAGGCGCCCAAGGATGAGCATTACCTGCTGGAAGTCGACCAGCCGCTGGTGGTGCCGGTGGGCACCAAGGTGCGCTTCCTGATCACCGCCGCCGACGTGATCCACTCCTGGTGGGTGCCGGCGCTGGCGGTGAAGAAGGACGCCATTCCCGGCTTCGTCAACGAATCCTGGACGCGCATCGAGAAGCCTGGCCTCTACCGGGGACAGTGCACCGAGCTGTGCGGCAAGGACCACGGCTTCATGCCCATCGTGGTCGAGGCCAAGTCCCAGGAGGACTTCGCCAAATGGCTCGCCCAGCGCAAGGAAGAGACCGCCAAGCTCAAGGAACTGACCGACAAGGAATGGACCCTCGAAGAACTGGTGGAGCGCGGCGACAAGGTCTACCACACGACCTGCGCCGCCTGTCACCAGCCTGAAGGCCAGGGCATGCCGCCCATGTTCCCGGCGCTCAAGGGCTCGAAGATCGCCACCGGTCCGAAGGAAGAGCACCTGAACATCGTCTTCCACGGCAAACCGGGCACCTCCATGGCCGCCTTCGGCAAGCAACTTTCCGAAGTCGATATCGCCGCTGTCATCACCTATGAACGCAACGCCTGGGGCAACAACAAGGGCGACATGGTGACGCCGAAGGAAGTCCTGGCGCTGAAACAGGCGGAAAGCCAATGA
- the ctaD gene encoding cytochrome c oxidase subunit I yields MSAVIDHDHAGHDHHHGPAKGLMRWVLTTNHKDIGTMYLWFSFAMFLLGGSMAMVIRAELFQPGLQIVQPEFFNQMTTMHGLIMVFGAVMPAFVGLANWMIPLMVGAPDMALPRMNNFSFWLLPAAFGLLVSTLFSAGGGPNFGWTFYAPLSTTYAPESVTYFIFAIHLMGISSIMGAINVIATILNLRAPGMTLMKMPLFVWTWLITAFLLIAVMPVLAGCVTMMLMDIHFGTSFFSAAGGGDPVLFQHVFWFFGHPEVYIMILPAFGAVSSIIPAFSRKPLFGYTSMVYATASIAFLSFIVWAHHMFTVGIPLTGELFFMFATMLIAVPTGVKVFNWVTTMWEGSLTFETPMLFAVAFVILFTIGGFSGLMLAIAPADFQYHDTYFVVAHFHYVLVPGAIFGIFASAYYWLPKWTGHMYDETLGKLHFWLSFVGMNMAFFPMHFVGLAGMPRRIPDYNLQFADFNMISSIGAFSFGATQFLFLFIVIKCIRGGKKAPAKPWDGAEGLEWTVPSPAPYHTFSTPPEVK; encoded by the coding sequence ATGAGTGCAGTGATCGACCACGATCATGCCGGGCATGATCACCACCACGGTCCGGCCAAGGGCCTGATGCGCTGGGTGCTGACCACCAACCACAAGGACATCGGCACCATGTACCTGTGGTTCAGCTTCGCGATGTTCCTGCTGGGCGGGTCCATGGCGATGGTGATCCGCGCCGAGTTGTTCCAGCCCGGCCTGCAGATCGTGCAGCCGGAGTTCTTCAACCAGATGACCACCATGCACGGCCTGATCATGGTGTTCGGTGCCGTGATGCCGGCCTTCGTCGGCCTGGCCAACTGGATGATCCCGCTGATGGTCGGCGCGCCGGACATGGCCCTGCCGCGGATGAACAACTTCAGCTTCTGGCTGTTGCCGGCGGCCTTCGGCCTGTTGGTGAGCACCTTGTTCAGCGCAGGCGGGGGGCCCAACTTCGGCTGGACCTTCTACGCGCCGCTGTCCACCACCTACGCGCCGGAGAGCGTCACCTACTTCATCTTCGCCATCCACCTGATGGGCATCAGCTCGATCATGGGGGCGATCAACGTGATCGCCACCATCCTCAACCTGCGTGCCCCCGGCATGACCCTGATGAAGATGCCGCTGTTCGTCTGGACCTGGCTGATCACCGCCTTCCTGCTGATCGCGGTGATGCCGGTGTTGGCCGGTTGCGTGACCATGATGCTGATGGACATCCACTTCGGCACCAGCTTCTTCAGTGCCGCCGGCGGTGGCGACCCGGTGCTGTTCCAGCACGTGTTCTGGTTCTTCGGCCACCCCGAGGTGTACATCATGATCCTGCCCGCCTTCGGTGCGGTCAGCTCGATCATCCCGGCGTTCTCGCGCAAGCCGCTGTTCGGCTACACCTCGATGGTCTACGCCACCGCGTCCATCGCCTTCCTGTCCTTCATCGTCTGGGCGCACCACATGTTCACCGTGGGCATCCCGCTGACCGGTGAGCTGTTCTTCATGTTCGCCACCATGCTGATCGCCGTGCCTACCGGGGTGAAGGTGTTCAACTGGGTGACCACCATGTGGGAAGGCTCGCTGACCTTCGAGACGCCGATGCTGTTCGCCGTGGCCTTCGTCATCCTGTTCACCATCGGCGGTTTCTCCGGGCTGATGCTGGCCATTGCCCCGGCGGACTTCCAGTACCACGACACCTACTTCGTGGTGGCGCACTTCCACTACGTGCTGGTACCCGGCGCCATCTTCGGCATCTTCGCCTCGGCCTACTACTGGCTGCCGAAATGGACTGGCCACATGTACGACGAGACCCTCGGCAAGCTGCATTTCTGGTTGAGCTTCGTCGGCATGAACATGGCGTTCTTCCCCATGCACTTCGTGGGGCTGGCGGGCATGCCGCGGCGGATTCCGGACTACAACCTGCAGTTCGCCGACTTCAACATGATCTCGTCCATTGGCGCGTTCAGCTTCGGGGCCACCCAGTTCCTCTTCCTGTTCATCGTCATCAAGTGCATCCGTGGCGGCAAGAAAGCCCCGGCCAAGCCCTGGGACGGTGCAGAGGGCCTGGAGTGGACGGTGCCGTCGCCGGCGCCCTACCACACCTTCAGCACCCCGCCGGAAGTGAAGTGA
- a CDS encoding cytochrome c oxidase assembly protein — translation MSGEMSTRRLIQRLLLLVVAMFGFGFALVPIYDVMCQAFGINGKTTGSAYEGAQSEDQQRQVRVQFLATNAAGMSWEFRPKADDLVVHPGASNEMLFIAYNPTDKPMTAQAIPSVAPSKAAAFFHKTECFCFTQQVLQPGQRIEMPVRFIVDRDLPVDVHHLTLAYTLFDITARTPPVARNDG, via the coding sequence ATGAGCGGCGAAATGAGCACTCGCCGCCTGATCCAGCGCCTGCTGCTGCTGGTGGTGGCGATGTTCGGCTTCGGCTTCGCCCTGGTGCCCATCTACGACGTGATGTGCCAGGCCTTCGGCATCAACGGCAAGACCACCGGGTCGGCCTACGAAGGGGCCCAGAGCGAAGACCAGCAGCGCCAGGTGCGGGTGCAGTTCCTCGCCACCAATGCGGCGGGAATGAGCTGGGAATTCCGCCCCAAGGCGGACGATCTGGTGGTGCATCCGGGGGCGAGCAACGAGATGCTCTTCATCGCCTACAACCCCACCGACAAGCCGATGACCGCCCAGGCCATTCCCAGCGTGGCGCCGTCCAAGGCGGCGGCCTTCTTCCACAAGACCGAGTGCTTCTGCTTCACCCAGCAGGTCCTGCAGCCGGGCCAGCGCATCGAGATGCCGGTGCGCTTCATCGTCGACCGCGACCTGCCGGTGGATGTGCACCACCTGACCCTCGCTTACACGCTGTTCGATATCACCGCCCGCACGCCACCAGTCGCCAGGAATGACGGCTGA
- a CDS encoding cytochrome c oxidase subunit 3: protein MASHEQYYVPAQSKWPIIATFGLLITVYGLGTWFNDLKAARPDSNGPIFFFVGGLILAYMLFGWFGNVIRESRGGLYSPQMDRSFRWGMSWFIFSEVMFFAAFFGALFYVRFFAGPWLGGEGDKGVANMLWPGFEFAWPALNNPDAKLFPPPKAIIDPWHLPLINTALLVTSSFTVTFAHHALRKNKRGPLKLWLALTILLGVTFLGFQAEEYIHAYKELGLTLGSGIYGATFFMLTGFHGAHVTMGALILTVMLVRILRGHFDADHHFGFEAAAWYWHFVDVVWIGLFTFVYVL from the coding sequence ATGGCTAGTCACGAGCAGTATTACGTCCCGGCCCAGAGCAAATGGCCGATCATCGCCACCTTCGGCCTGCTGATCACGGTTTACGGCCTGGGCACCTGGTTCAACGACCTCAAGGCCGCGCGTCCGGACTCCAACGGGCCGATCTTCTTCTTCGTCGGCGGGCTGATCCTCGCCTACATGCTGTTCGGCTGGTTCGGCAACGTCATCCGCGAGAGCCGGGGCGGCCTCTACAGCCCGCAGATGGATCGCTCCTTCCGCTGGGGCATGAGCTGGTTCATCTTCTCCGAGGTGATGTTTTTCGCCGCCTTCTTCGGCGCCCTCTTCTATGTGCGCTTCTTTGCCGGGCCCTGGCTCGGCGGCGAGGGTGACAAGGGTGTGGCCAACATGCTCTGGCCCGGCTTCGAGTTCGCCTGGCCGGCGTTGAACAACCCAGACGCCAAACTGTTCCCGCCGCCCAAGGCGATCATCGATCCCTGGCACTTGCCGTTGATCAACACCGCCCTGCTGGTGACGTCCAGCTTCACCGTGACCTTCGCCCACCACGCGCTGCGCAAGAACAAGCGTGGTCCGCTCAAGCTGTGGCTGGCCTTGACCATCCTGCTGGGTGTGACCTTCCTCGGCTTCCAGGCCGAGGAATACATCCATGCCTACAAGGAGCTGGGGCTGACCCTGGGCTCGGGCATCTACGGCGCCACCTTCTTCATGCTCACCGGTTTCCACGGCGCCCACGTGACCATGGGGGCGTTGATCCTGACGGTGATGCTGGTGCGTATCCTGCGCGGCCATTTCGACGCCGACCACCATTTCGGCTTCGAAGCGGCGGCCTGGTACTGGCACTTCGTGGACGTGGTGTGGATCGGCCTGTTCACCTTCGTCTACGTGCTCTGA
- a CDS encoding twin transmembrane helix small protein codes for MLKAAIVLLLLATLVSLFSGLFFLVKDEGRSSRVVNALTVRVVLAAITLALIAWGFYSGQFVSQVTW; via the coding sequence ATGCTCAAGGCCGCGATCGTCCTCCTGTTGCTTGCCACGCTGGTCAGCCTGTTCAGCGGCCTTTTCTTCCTGGTCAAGGACGAAGGACGCAGCTCCCGCGTGGTCAATGCGCTTACGGTTCGTGTAGTTCTGGCCGCCATCACCCTGGCGCTCATCGCCTGGGGCTTCTACAGCGGCCAATTCGTTTCCCAGGTCACCTGGTAG
- a CDS encoding SURF1 family protein yields the protein MSAFRPGLAPTLVVLALLPVLLGLGFWQLSRAEEKRQLLTAAEARRIALPVTVEQLAASPDPAYLRVRLHGHFDADHSLLLDSRIRDGKAGVELLQPFQAGNGQWLLVNRGWLPWPDRRVAPEFSTPDGLQALIAWAYVPPGAAFELKHLEAAGWPRLVNQVDAAALWQHLGRSGLPLELRLEQGPAAYRSDWPVVAMGADKHIGYAVQWFALAAALLGLFIYYGLRKGRENNNEPSTRHA from the coding sequence ATGAGCGCCTTCCGGCCCGGCCTGGCGCCCACTCTGGTGGTTCTCGCGCTGCTGCCGGTGTTGCTGGGCCTGGGCTTCTGGCAGCTTTCCCGCGCCGAAGAGAAACGCCAATTGCTCACCGCCGCCGAGGCCCGGCGCATCGCCCTGCCGGTAACGGTTGAACAGCTCGCTGCCAGTCCCGATCCCGCCTACCTGCGCGTGCGCCTGCACGGCCATTTCGACGCCGACCACAGCCTGCTGCTGGACAGCCGCATCCGTGACGGCAAGGCCGGCGTGGAATTGCTGCAACCTTTCCAGGCCGGCAACGGTCAGTGGCTGCTGGTCAACCGAGGCTGGCTGCCCTGGCCGGATCGCCGCGTGGCGCCGGAATTCAGCACCCCCGATGGTCTGCAGGCACTGATCGCCTGGGCCTACGTGCCGCCGGGTGCGGCCTTCGAACTCAAGCACCTGGAAGCCGCCGGCTGGCCCCGGCTGGTCAACCAGGTGGATGCCGCCGCCCTCTGGCAGCACCTGGGACGCAGCGGCCTGCCCCTGGAGCTGCGCCTGGAGCAAGGCCCGGCGGCCTACCGCAGCGATTGGCCGGTGGTCGCCATGGGGGCGGACAAACACATTGGCTATGCCGTGCAGTGGTTCGCCCTGGCGGCCGCCCTGCTCGGCCTGTTCATCTATTACGGATTGCGCAAAGGACGGGAGAACAACAATGAACCCAGCACTCGCCATGCCTGA